The Pseudomonas fluorescens nucleotide sequence CCGCTCGCCGAGGAACGCCAGCAACTGCTTGCGCGGCTGTTCCTTGGGCACGATGCGGTAAAAGATGTTCGGCCGGTCGAAACTCGACAGGAAGCGCTCGGCGTTCTGCAGGTGCAGGCGGGTGACGATCTCTTCGCGGGTACGCATGTCCGCAGTGGCGGTCAGGGCGATGCGCGGCACATTCGGGAACAGTTCGGCCAGTTGCCCCAGTTGCAGGTATTCGGGACGGAAGTCATGGCCCCATTGCGACACGCAGTGGGCTTCGTCGATAGCGAACAGGGCGATGTCGAGTGTGCGCAAGAAGTCGAGCATGCGCGGCTGCACCAGGCGCTCTGGCGCCAGGTAGAGCATCTTCACTTCGCCTCGGCGGATACGCCCGGCCAGCTCGCGCTGCTGCTCGGCGCTGAGGGTGGAGTTCAGCGATGCGGCGGCCACGCCCAACTCGTCGAGGGTCGCGACCTGGTCATCCATCAACGCGATCAAGGGCGACACCACCACCGCCAGTCCCGGGCGCAACAGGGCCGGAACCTGGAAGCACAGCGACTTGCCGCCGCCGGTGGGCATCAGTACCAGCGCATCGCCACCCTTGGCCACGCATTCGATGATCGCGCCCTGGCGACCCCGAAAACTGTCGTAACCGAAGATGTCCTTGAGGACGCGCTGAGCCTGTTCGAGCATAAAAACTCCAAAAATCGCAGAACCATCCTGGGCACAGGCTGGACGAAAAACCCGCTGGCGACACCCGAAAATGCGTAAGCGGCTTTTACCCGACCCCCAAGTTGCAAGGGCCCTGGAATAAAAGCCGGGCATTATACCGGAGCCTGCGGCCTTGCAGGATGCTCTGCGATAGACGTCTTCCTTTGCCTCGTTTGCGCTGCAAGGTGCTAGAATTCAGTATCGTTTATTCCCAAGGTAGCCCCGTAATGTCCTTCGCCGAGCAACTGACCCGCCTGCAAGCCTTCCTCGACGCCGACGAGCTGCACGAAGAGGCGCTGGACTACGTGGCCGCTCACGGCTTTCTGACCGCGCTGTCGATTGGTGCCGAGGAAGTCCCCGAGCGCGAATGGATCGATGCCCTGTTCGCAGAAGAGCCGCACTACAAGGATGACGCCCAGCGTCAGGACATCGAAACCACGCTGATCCAGCTCAAAGCCCACGTTGCCCGCCAACTGGCCAGCGACGAGGAATTCGAACTGCCTTGCGACCTCGACCTCGGTGAAGACCCGGACGACTCCGACCTGCGCGGCTGGTGCATCGGCTTCATGGAAGGCGTGTTCATGCGCGAAGAGGCCTGGTTCGAGACCGCTGAAGAAGAAGTCAGCGAAATGCTCCTGCCGATCATGGTCGGTTCCGGTCTGTTCGATGAACAGCCAGAATTCGAAGACATCGCCAAGGACGCCAACCTGCAGGACGACATGATCGTGCAGATCCCGGAAGCGCTGACCGCACTGTACCTGCTGCTGCACGCCCCGGACGAAAAACCGGCGCTGCTCAAGCCACGCCACCACTGAGTCGGCGTCTATGCGCTACCTGCTGCTGGCCATCGGCTGGCTCAGCGTTGCGCTGGGGGTGATCGGGATCTTCCTGCCGGTACTGCCCACCACCCCGTTCCTGCTTTTGGCCGCTGCGTGCTTTGCACGCAGTTCGCCGCGCTTTCACCACTGGCTGGTCAACCACCCGCGGCTCGGGCCGTGGATTCGTGACTACCTCAGTGGCGAAGGCATTCCCCTCAAAGGCAAGGTCTACGCCATCGGCCTGATGTGGCTGAGCATCGGCCTGTCGTGCTATCTGGTGCCGTTGATCTGGGCACGGGGGTTCATGCTCACCAGCGCGGTGCTGGTGAGCATCTACATCTTGCGCCAGAAGACCCTGCGGCGACCGTCCTGAGCCCCCCCAGATCTACAGGGTCATACGGTATCCACCTTCAGCGAATGATCATTGAGCATGCCGTTGATGATCGTCGCCGTGTCCTGCCCCGCCGCAATCACTCCGCCCGCGCCTGCGGTCACACCATAGTGCTGAGCCAGGTTGACCCCTGCCAAGTCGATGGTCTGGGTCGGTGCAGCCCCCGCCACCGAACTGACCTCGATGGTCGACACCACACTGGCGCCACTGCCGGTGACCTTGAAGTGCAGGTAGTCATCCAGCGATGCTGTCGTCGTATTTTCACCCTGCAGCAGTTGCGACAGGTCCAGGTGATCGGTACCCGGAGTAAAGTCGGTGACCACATCGTGGCCAGTGTTGCCCTGCTGATACAGGAAGGTATCGCTGCCAGCCCCGCCGGTCAGGGTGTTGTTACCCCGGCCGCCGATCATCACATCGTCGCCGCCACCTCCGATCAGGGTGTCATTGCCCAACCCGCCGTTGAGCACGTTGGCGTTGTCGTTACCGGTCAGGTTGTCGTTGTAGTCCGAACCGATCAGGTTCTCGATCGATATCAGGTTGTCGCTACCCGCACCACCGGTATTCTGCGCACCGCCAGTATTCAGGTTGACCGTCACCGCACTGCCGGCGCCGGCATAGCTGGCGGTGTCGATACCCGCGCCACCGTCGAGCAGGTCATTACCGGCACCTGCGATCAACAGGTCGTTGCCATCGCCACCGTAGAGGAAGTCGTTGCCATCTCCGCCGACTAGCACGTCGTTACCCGCCCCGGCATTGAGGGTGTCGTCGCCGGTACCCGCCAGCAGGGTATCGTCGCCGCTGGTGCCGGTAAGGGTATTGCCCTCCTGGTAAGCAAAATCGACATTGCCGGTACTGCTGCCGCCATGCCCGTCGCTGAGGGTGTAGGTGCCGTAGGCGGTTTCGTTCTGGGCGTTGGAATAGTCGACGGTCATGGTCAATGCGTAGTTTTCAAAACCGTTGGCGTTGCCACCTGAAGGGTTGGTGAGGTTGACCAGGTGGATGCTGTACAGGCCGGCATGGCTGGCAGTGAAGGAGCCGCCGTCAGCGATGGTCTGGTAGCTGCCGGTTTCATCCTTCCATTCCATCAGGATGTTGCCAGCCGTCAGATTGTGATCGAGGGTCAGGGTCTCGCCTTTTTTCAGGGTGACGGTCAATACGTCCTCATCGTTGGCATTGGCGTTAGTCACCATTCCCAGGTAACCACTGACGACCAGCGCGGCAGTCATGGCATCTGCAGGGCCTCTGAAGGCACTACGCGGTAAATCCCGCAACTGGTTACCGCTGCTGTTGTTGGTGCCATTGAAGCTAACGGTCGGCGGTGTAGCACTGCCCACCGTAAAGCCGGCCCCCTTGGCCGCCCAACCGGTATCGAAGGTGGTCGTCGAAGGCACGCTGAGTCGGTCGTTGTTGGCATCGCTGTCATTGGCCAGCAGCGCCTCGGCGGGCACGGTGATACTGCTCGAGTTAATGTTGCTGATGATATGGTCGGCCCCGGCAACCGGCGCGGTATTGGCGTAGACATTGATCACCAGGTTGGCACTGGCGGTATCGCCATCGTTGTCACTGGCCACGAAGCCGATCTGCTCGACCTGGCCGCTGCCGGAGTCTTTGGGCGGCGTGTAGGTAAAATCGCCGGTGTCCATGTTGACCACGATGCTGCCGCCTATCGCCGTCTTCACGGTAATGCTGTTGGTGCCGGTATCGAAGGTGCCCCGATCCGCTGCACCGCTGGTGGCATAAGAGCCTGCACCGCCGTTGCCCTTCGGATCGTAGGTGTAGGTGGTGCCGTCAATCACCAGCGACTTGATGAAGCCGCCATCAGCGCCAAACTGCCCGCCACTCATCAGGCTGCCGGTAATCGGCGCGCCCTGTACGGTGCCGGACAGCACCGAGTTGAGCTGGTTGAGGTCGGTGACCACGGTCGCATTGGTGTCGGTATGGGTGCTGCCATCGTAGGACAACGGGTTGAGGTTGCCGGCGTTGACACCGCCACCCAGGCCAATGGCGTAGGACTTGATACCGTTGCTGTCGAGGAAGTTCTCCCAGACTGTTTCCCGCGGCGCAGTGATGGAGTGCCCCGAGGTCGGCTCGCCATCGGAGAAGAAGTACACGATGTTCTGCGCGCCGGTAATTTTGCCATTGGTGGTGTAGGCCGACTGCGCCGAGTTGATTGCCGAGTCGTAATAGGTCGAGCCACCGGCGCTGAGGCCATTGACGATAGCCTTGGCCTGATCGACGGTTACCCACACGGCTGACGGCTGGTTGGCCCCTGTGGAGAAGGTCACCAACTGGACCTTCACATCGCCCATTTCATCATACTTGTCGAGCAAGGCATTGATTGCCTGCTTGGCCAGTTGCATGCGCGTCAGCCCGGGTACACCAGAGGCTTCCGCCATACTGCCGGACACGTCGATGACCAGCAGCAGGTTGGAGTCCACCTGCCCCGGTGTAACCGAGCGCTCGGCCCCCGTTGCGTTCGGCACGTCGTCGACGATCTTCACGTCTATCGTGGCGCTGGCGGAGCTGCCATCGGTATCGGTGGCGACGACATTGATGCTCTCGTTCAGGTTGTTGATGCCATTGGCGTTCGGATGGTTTTCGCTGTCGAGCAAGGTGTAGGTGTAACTGACCACCCCGGTGGCCGGGTTGTACCCGGTGATGGTGATGGAGTTACCCAGCGGCGTAGTACCCGTCTGCGGGAAGCCACTGACCACACCACCACTGACGACGCTGATGCCACCCACGGTCAGGCTCTGCAGGCCATCGGGCGCCGTCACGGTGAAGCTGCCGTTCTGGGTCAGGCCCGGAGCGTCCGGGCTGGTGCCGTCGCTGAGGTTCTTCTCATAGACGGTCAGCTCGCCACCGTTGACGTTCAAACCGTCAATGGTCACCGGGTTGTCGAGGTTGCTGACATTGAGTTTCAGCGTCGCCGTGCTGGTGTCGCCATCGGCATCGCGCAAGGTGTAGGTGAAGCTCTCGACCCCAGTGCCACCACCGTGCAGGTTGATGAAGTCCTGGTCGTTGGGGTTCAGGGTGTAGGTGTAGGAACCATCGGCGGCCAGCACCAGAGTGCCGTAGGTACCGACGAAGGTGCCCGCGGTGATCGGCCCAGTTACCCGGTCAGCACCTTGCACGTCATTGGTCAGCACATTACCGGTCAAGGTCAGTTGCACTTCAGTGGCGGTGACTGCGTTGGTGTCGTTAACCGCGGCTGGCAAATCATCGACGATATTGACGTCGATCGAGCCGCTGGCGGTACTGCCGTCGGTGTCTGTAGCCGTTACGGTGAAGCTTTCGCTCAGGCTGTTGGCGCCATTTGCCGTCGGGTGATTTTCATTGTCCAGCAAGGTGTAGCTGTAGGTCACCACACCCGTCGAGGCGTCGTAACCGGTAATGGTCAGGGTGTTGCCCAGGGCGGTGGTCGCCGATTGCGGGAAGCCGCTGGATACGCCGCCGCTGACCACGGTGATGCCGCCAACGGTCAGGGTTTGTACACCGTCAAGCGCGGTGACGGTAAAGCTGCCGCTCTGGGTCAGCGCCGCACTGCCCGGGCTGCTGCCATCGCTGAGGTTCTTCTCAAAGACAGTCAGCTCGCCGCCGTTGACGTTCAAGCCATTAAGGGTGACCGGGTCGTTGAGGTTGCTGATATTCAGCACCAGGTTGGCGGTGCTGATGTCGCCGTCGGCGTCCTTCAGGGTGTAGGTAAACGTCTCGATGCCATTGCCGCCACCGTGCAGGTTCTTGAAGTCTGTGTCGGTGGTGTCGAGGGTGTAGGTGTAGGAGCCGTCGGCGGCCAGGACCAGGGTGCCGTAGGTGCCGACGAAGGTGCCGGCAGTAATTGGCCCGGTCGGAACCCGATCCGCCCCCTGCACGTCGTTGCTCAGCACGTTGCCGGTCAGGGTCAGCTGGTTCTCGGTGGCAGTAACCGCGTTGGTATCCCCTGCCGCAGTCGGCACATCGTCGACGATATTCACGTCGACCGAACCACTGGCGGTACTGCCGTCAGTATCGGTGGCGGTTACGGTGAAGCTTTCGCTGAGGCTGTTGGCGCCATTTGCCGTCGGGTGATTTTCATTGTCCAGCAAGGTGTAGCTGTAGGTCACCACACCCGTCGAGGCGTCGTAACCGGTAATGGTCAGGGTGTTGCCCAGGGCGGTGGTCGCCGATTGCGGGAAGCCGCTGGATACGCCGCCGCTGACCACGGTGATGCCACCAACGGTCAGGGTTTGTACACCGTCAAGCGCGGTCACGGTAAAGCTGCCGCTCTGGGTCAGCGCCGCACTGCCCGGGCTGCTGCCATCGCCGAGGTTTTTCTCAAAGACAGTCAGCTCGCCGCCGTTGA carries:
- a CDS encoding YecA family protein, encoding MSFAEQLTRLQAFLDADELHEEALDYVAAHGFLTALSIGAEEVPEREWIDALFAEEPHYKDDAQRQDIETTLIQLKAHVARQLASDEEFELPCDLDLGEDPDDSDLRGWCIGFMEGVFMREEAWFETAEEEVSEMLLPIMVGSGLFDEQPEFEDIAKDANLQDDMIVQIPEALTALYLLLHAPDEKPALLKPRHH
- a CDS encoding YbaN family protein is translated as MRYLLLAIGWLSVALGVIGIFLPVLPTTPFLLLAAACFARSSPRFHHWLVNHPRLGPWIRDYLSGEGIPLKGKVYAIGLMWLSIGLSCYLVPLIWARGFMLTSAVLVSIYILRQKTLRRPS
- a CDS encoding retention module-containing protein, with the translated sequence MAKLIGIVSKVVGEVFAVGSDGSRRPLVEGDKVYAGEQLDTGLAGAVAVHLQNGNELTLGRGSSLTLTPELLANQAPHVDTPESSTPSQAQLTDVEKLQQAIAAGADPSQEADPTAAGPGSGGAPGALGGGHTFVILDEVAGRVDPHIGFPTAGFNGFPELPELDVGLINNNDDAPPLPAVDNPVGLQGLDVEGGELSLNEANLAQGSASDAAALTQVGSFTVQAPDGVFNLNVGGINVVTAGAVTGVGQSITTGLGNVLTITGYDPATGVVSYSYTLGVADTHPSGAGANGLGERIAVLVSDTDGDVAGGSLDITVIDDVPRAVADTNAVTATENQLTLTGNVLTNDVQGADRVPTGPIAAGTFVGTYGTLVLAADGSYTYTLNTADPDFVNLHGGGNGVETFTYTLTDADGDVSSANLVLNVTNLNDPVELNGLSINGGELVLFEKNLTAGSGPDAAALTQGGTFTVTAADGLQSLTVGGINVISGGVVNGFPQSLTTALGNTLTISGYNPATGEVTYSYSLNVSEAHAAGNGSNSLGESFNVIATDTDGSSASMSIDVSIVDDVPTAAGDTNAVTATENQLTLTGNVLSNDVQGADRVPTGPITAGTFVGTYGTLVLAADGSYTYTLDTTDTDFKNLHGGGNGIETFTYTLKDADGDISTANLVLNISNLNDPVTLNGLNVNGGELTVFEKNLGDGSSPGSAALTQSGSFTVTALDGVQTLTVGGITVVSGGVSSGFPQSATTALGNTLTLTGYNPATGVVTYSYTLLDNENHPTANGANSLSESFTVTATDTDGSTASGSIDVNIVDDVPTAAGDTNAVTATENQLTLTGNVLSNDVQGADRVPTGPITAGTFVGTYGTLVLAADGSYTYTLDTTDTDFKNLHGGGNGIETFTYTLKDADGDISTANLVLNISNLNDPVTLNGLNVNGGELTVFEKNLGDGSSPGSAALTQSGSFTVTAPDGLQTLTVGGITVVSGGVASGFPQSATTALGNTLTLTGYNPATGVVTYSYTLLDNENHPTANGANSLSESFTVTATDTDGSTASGSIDVNIVDDVPTAAGDTNAVTATENQLTLTGNVLSNDVQGADRVPTGPITAGTFVGTYGTLVLAADGSYTYTLDTADPDFFNLNGGGNGIETFTYTLTDADGDVSSANLVLNVTNLNDPVTLTGLNVGGGELTVFEKNLGDGSDPGNAALTQTGSFTVTALDGVQTLTVGGITVVSGGVSSGFPQSATTALGNTLTITGYDASTGVVTYSYTLLDNEAHPSANGTNSLGESFTVSATDTDGSTASGSIDVNIVDDVPTAAGDTNAVTATENQLTLTGNVLSNDVQGADRVPTGPITAGTFVGTYGTLVLAADGSYTYTLDTTDTDFKNLHGGGNGIETFTYTLKDADGDISTANLVLNISNLNDPVTLNGLNVNGGELTVFEKNLGDGSSPGSAALTQSGSFTVTALDGVQTLTVGGITVVSGGVSSGFPQSATTALGNTLTITGYDASTGVVTYSYTLLDNENHPTANGANSLSESFTVTATDTDGSTASGSVDVNIVDDVPTAAGDTNAVTATENQLTLTGNVLSNDVQGADRVPTGPITAGTFVGTYGTLVLAADGSYTYTLDTTDTDFKNLHGGGNGIETFTYTLKDADGDISTANLVLNISNLNDPVTLNGLNVNGGELTVFEKNLSDGSSPGSAALTQSGSFTVTALDGVQTLTVGGITVVSGGVSSGFPQSATTALGNTLTITGYDASTGVVTYSYTLLDNENHPTANGANSLSESFTVTATDTDGSTASGSIDVNIVDDLPAAVNDTNAVTATEVQLTLTGNVLTNDVQGADRVTGPITAGTFVGTYGTLVLAADGSYTYTLNPNDQDFINLHGGGTGVESFTYTLRDADGDTSTATLKLNVSNLDNPVTIDGLNVNGGELTVYEKNLSDGTSPDAPGLTQNGSFTVTAPDGLQSLTVGGISVVSGGVVSGFPQTGTTPLGNSITITGYNPATGVVSYTYTLLDSENHPNANGINNLNESINVVATDTDGSSASATIDVKIVDDVPNATGAERSVTPGQVDSNLLLVIDVSGSMAEASGVPGLTRMQLAKQAINALLDKYDEMGDVKVQLVTFSTGANQPSAVWVTVDQAKAIVNGLSAGGSTYYDSAINSAQSAYTTNGKITGAQNIVYFFSDGEPTSGHSITAPRETVWENFLDSNGIKSYAIGLGGGVNAGNLNPLSYDGSTHTDTNATVVTDLNQLNSVLSGTVQGAPITGSLMSGGQFGADGGFIKSLVIDGTTYTYDPKGNGGAGSYATSGAADRGTFDTGTNSITVKTAIGGSIVVNMDTGDFTYTPPKDSGSGQVEQIGFVASDNDGDTASANLVINVYANTAPVAGADHIISNINSSSITVPAEALLANDSDANNDRLSVPSTTTFDTGWAAKGAGFTVGSATPPTVSFNGTNNSSGNQLRDLPRSAFRGPADAMTAALVVSGYLGMVTNANANDEDVLTVTLKKGETLTLDHNLTAGNILMEWKDETGSYQTIADGGSFTASHAGLYSIHLVNLTNPSGGNANGFENYALTMTVDYSNAQNETAYGTYTLSDGHGGSSTGNVDFAYQEGNTLTGTSGDDTLLAGTGDDTLNAGAGNDVLVGGDGNDFLYGGDGNDLLIAGAGNDLLDGGAGIDTASYAGAGSAVTVNLNTGGAQNTGGAGSDNLISIENLIGSDYNDNLTGNDNANVLNGGLGNDTLIGGGGDDVMIGGRGNNTLTGGAGSDTFLYQQGNTGHDVVTDFTPGTDHLDLSQLLQGENTTTASLDDYLHFKVTGSGASVVSTIEVSSVAGAAPTQTIDLAGVNLAQHYGVTAGAGGVIAAGQDTATIINGMLNDHSLKVDTV